In Saccharomyces cerevisiae S288C chromosome V, complete sequence, one DNA window encodes the following:
- the CAN1 gene encoding arginine permease CAN1 (Plasma membrane arginine permease; transceptor that senses extracellular basic amino acids; negative regulator of biofilm formation; requires phosphatidyl ethanolamine (PE) for localization, exclusively associated with lipid rafts; mutation confers canavanine resistance; CAN1 has a paralog, ALP1, that arose from the whole genome duplication) produces the protein MTNSKEDADIEEKHMYNEPVTTLFHDVEASQTHHRRGSIPLKDEKSKELYPLRSFPTRVNGEDTFSMEDGIGDEDEGEVQNAEVKRELKQRHIGMIALGGTIGTGLFIGLSTPLTNAGPVGALISYLFMGSLAYSVTQSLGEMATFIPVTSSFTVFSQRFLSPAFGAANGYMYWFSWAITFALELSVVGQVIQFWTYKVPLAAWISIFWVIITIMNLFPVKYYGEFEFWVASIKVLAIIGFLIYCFCMVCGAGVTGPVGFRYWRNPGAWGPGIISKDKNEGRFLGWVSSLINAAFTFQGTELVGITAGEAANPRKSVPRAIKKVVFRILTFYIGSLLFIGLLVPYNDPKLTQSTSYVSTSPFIIAIENSGTKVLPHIFNAVILTTIISAANSNIYVGSRILFGLSKNKLAPKFLSRTTKGGVPYIAVFVTAAFGALAYMETSTGGDKVFEWLLNITGVAGFFAWLFISISHIRFMQALKYRGISRDELPFKAKLMPGLAYYAATFMTIIIIIQGFTAFAPKFNGVSFAAAYISIFLFLAVWILFQCIFRCRFIWKIGDVDIDSDRRDIEAIVWEDHEPKTFWDKFWNVVA, from the coding sequence AtgacaaattcaaaagaagacGCCGACATAGAGGAGAAGCATATGTACAATGAGCCGGTCACAACCCTCTTTCACGACGTTGAAGCTTCACAAACACACCACAGACGTGGGTCAATACCATTGAAAGATGAGAAAAGTAAAGAATTGTATCCATTGCGCTCTTTCCCGACGAGAGTAAATGGCGAGGATACGTTCTCTATGGAGGATGGCATAggtgatgaagatgaaggaGAAGTACAGAACGCTGAAGTGAAGAGAGAGCTTAAGCAAAGACATATTGGTATGATTGCCCTTGGTGGTACTATTGGTACAGGTCTTTTCATTGGTTTATCCACACCTCTGACCAACGCCGGCCCAGTGGGCGCTCTTATatcatatttatttatggGTTCTTTGGCATATTCTGTCACGCAGTCCTTGGGTGAAATGGCTACATTCATCCCTGTTACATCCTCTTTCACAGTTTTCTCACAAAGATTCCTTTCTCCAGCATTTGGTGCGGCCAATGGTTACATGTATTGGTTTTCTTGGGCAATCACTTTTGCCCTGGAACTTAGTGTAGTTGGCCAAGTCATTCAATTTTGGACGTACAAAGTTCCACTGGCGGCATGGATTAGTATTTTTTGGGTAATTATCACAATAATGAACTTGTTCCCTGTCAAATATTACGGTGAATTCGAGTTCTGGGTCGCTTCCATCAAAGTTTTAGCCATTATCGGGTTTCTAATATACTGTTTTTGTATGGTTTGTGGTGCTGGGGTTACCGGCCCAGTTGGATTCCGTTATTGGAGAAACCCAGGTGCCTGGGGTCCAGGTATAATATCTAAGGATAAAAACGAAGGGAGGTTCTTAGGTTGGGTTTCCTCTTTGATTAACGCTGCCTTCACATTTCAAGGTACTGAACTAGTTGGTATCACTGCTGGTGAAGCTGCAAACCCCAGAAAATCCGTTCCAAGAGCCATCAAAAAAGTTGTTTTCCGTATCTTAACCTTCTACATTGGCTCTCTATTATTCATTGGACTTTTAGTTCCATACAATGACCCTAAACTAACACAATCTACTTCCTACGTTTCTACTTCTCCCTttattattgctattgAGAACTCTGGTACAAAGGTTTTGCCACATATCTTCAACGCTGTTATCTTAACAACCATTATTTCTGCCgcaaattcaaatatttacGTTGGTTCCCGTATTTTATTTGGTCTATCAAAGAACAAGTTGGCTCCTAAATTCCTGTCAAGGACCACCAAAGGTGGTGTTCCATACATTGCAGTTTTCGTTACTGCTGCATTTGGCGCTTTGGCTTACATGGAGACATCTACTGGTGGTGACAAAGTTTTCGAATGGCTATTAAATATCACTGGTGTTGCAGGCTTTTTTGCATGGTTATTTATCTCAATCTCGCACATCAGATTTATGCAAGCTTTGAAATACCGTGGCATCTCTCGTGACGAGTTACCATTTAAAGCTAAATTAATGCCCGGCTTGGCTTATTATGCGGCCACATTTATGACgatcattatcattattcaAGGTTTCACGGCTTTTGCACCAAAATTCAATGGTGTTAGCTTTGCTGCCGCCTATATCTCTATTTTCCTGTTCTTAGCTGTTTGGATCTTATTTCAATGCATATTCAGATGCAGATTTATTTGGAAGATTGGAGATGTCGACATCGATTCCGATAGAAGAGACATTGAGGCAATTGTATGGGAAGATCATGAACCAAAGACTTTTTGGGACAAATTTTGGAATGTTGTAGCATAG
- the NPR2 gene encoding nitrogen permease regulating protein NPR2 (Subunit of the Iml1p/SEACIT complex; SEACIT (Iml1p-Npr2p-Npr3p) is a subcomplex of the SEA complex, a coatomer-related complex that associates dynamically with the vacuole; Npr2p may have a structural or regulatory role, supporting Iml1p function as a GAP for the Rag family GTPase Gtr1p, and resulting in inhibition of TORC1 signaling in response to amino acid deprivation; SEACIT is required for non-nitrogen-starvation-induced autophagy; homolog of human tumor suppressor NPRL2): MLSYFQGFVPIHTIFYSVFHPTEGSKIKYEFPPNNLKNHGINFNTFKNYIIPKPILCHKLITFKYGTYRIVCYPVTINSPIYARNFFSFNFVFVFPYDCETSPYEPAITRLGKMFKVLEEQNQLLSKSERDPVFFDLKVLENSTTTPSTAGPSSTPNPSSNTTPTHPTSEKDTKDMRSSRYSDLIKDLGLPQSAFSIQDLLMRIFQDLNNYSECLIPIDEGNAVDIKIFPLLRPPTTCVSLEDVPLSSVNLKKIIDVNWDPTMMSIVPYIDGLNSIAKISKLSNSDPGLVIECIRHLIYYKCVTLSDIFQFSNIYAPSSLIRNFLTDPLMASDCQSYVTFPEVSKISNLPLNKSLGSGDQDSPSFSVRRKSKSSSIPSNPDSRTTSFSSTSRVSQNSSLNSSFSSIYKDWRQSQTSCSSSNIHVINNRNRFLPTRSCLFDLYRSLSQGQTLKTWYESKYMILKENNIDIRRFITFGLEKRIIYRCYSFPVMINAGSREPKEMTPIITKDLVNNDKLLEKRNHNHLLSATGSRNTAQSGNLKPERPSKVSFEMQRVSSLATGKSTMPKLSDEEEGILEESIRNAETFDKICVLLSKPKLEVESYLNELGEFKVINS, encoded by the coding sequence ATGCTAAGCTATTTCCAAGGGTTTGTGCCCATACACACAATATTTTACTCCGTGTTCCATCCTACAGAAGGTTCTAAGATTAAATACGAGTTTCCGccaaataatttgaaaaatcatgGTATTAATTTCAACACATTTAAAAACTACATCATACCGAAGCCTATATTATGCCACAAGTTGATCACTTTTAAGTATGGTACATATAGGATTGTATGTTATCCTGTGACAATCAATTCTCCAATATATGCtaggaatttttttagttttaaTTTTGTATTTGTATTCCCATATGATTGTGAGACGTCTCCCTACGAACCAGCTATTACTAGGCTGGGCAAAATGTTCAAAGTTcttgaagaacaaaatcaaTTGCTATCCAAATCGGAAAGAGATCCAGTTTTCTTCGATTTGAAGGTGTTGGAAAACTCCACAACAACACCCTCCACTGCAGGTCCTTCATCCACGCCAAATCCTAGTAGTAACACCACACCAACTCATCCTACATCCGAAAAGGATACAAAGGATATGAGAAGCAGCAGATACAGTGACCTTATCAAGGATTTGGGCCTTCCGCAATCCGCATTTTCCATACAAGATTTATTGATGAGAATTTTCCAAGACCTGAATAACTATTCCGAATGCCTCATACCAATTGATGAGGGAAATGCAGTAGACATAAAGATTTTTCCGCTGTTGAGACCACCGACAACTTGTGTCTCATTAGAAGATGTGCCCCTGTCGTCTgtaaatttgaagaagattatTGATGTCAACTGGGATCCAACCATGATGAGTATAGTCCCTTACATTGATGGCTTAAACAGCATTGCCAAAATTTCTAAACTAAGCAACAGTGATCCTGGCCTAGTGATAGAGTGCATACGTCACTTAATATACTATAAGTGTGTTACATTATCAgatattttccaattttctAACATATACGCtccttcttcattaattaggaattttttgactGATCCACTAATGGCTAGTGACTGTCAATCTTATGTTACGTTCCCAGAAGTGTCTAAAATATCGAACTTGCCCTTAAACAAAAGTCTGGGTTCAGGTGACCAAGACTCACCATCATTTTCTGTACGAAGAAAATCCAAATCATCTAGCATACCGTCAAACCCGGATTCTAGAACTACATCTTTTAGTTCTACCAGTAGAGTTTCTCAAAACTCCTCCTTAAATTCctctttttcatcaatttaTAAAGACTGGAGGCAATCACAAACCTCCTGCTCGAGTTCAAATATTCATGTCATCAACAATCGTAACCGATTCCTACCAACAAGATCATGCCTATTTGACCTTTATAGGTCACTTTCACAAGGTCAAACGCTGAAAACATGGTATGAGTCGAAATATAtgattttaaaagaaaataacatTGATATAAGAAGGTTCATAACGTTTGGCCTGGAAAAACGTATCATTTACAGGTGCTACTCTTTTCCTGTAATGATAAATGCAGGTTCACGTGAACCAAAAGAAATGAcaccaataataacaaaagATTTAGTGAATAATGATAAGttacttgaaaaaagaaatcacaATCATTTGCTTTCAGCCACAGGGTCTAGAAATACGGCACAATCCGGCAACTTGAAACCAGAAAGACCATCAAAGGTTTCATTTGAAATGCAAAGGGTAAGTTCGTTGGCAACAGGCAAAAGTACTATGCCGAAACTCAGcgacgaagaagaaggtattCTTGAAGAGTCTATTAGGAATGCCGAaacatttgataaaatttgCGTTTTACTGAGCAAGCCTAAATTAGAAGTCGAAAGCTACCTAAACGAATTAGGAGAATTTAAGGTAATTAATAGCTGA
- the CIN8 gene encoding kinesin motor protein CIN8 (Bipolar kinesin motor protein; switches from minus- to plus-end-directed motility in vitro depending on conditions; involved in mitotic spindle assembly, chromosome segregation and centromere clustering on the metaphase spindle) gives MPAENQNTGQDRSSNSISKNGNSQVGCHTVPNEELNITVAVRCRGRNEREISMKSSVVVNVPDITGSKEISINTTGDTGITAQMNAKRYTVDKVFGPGASQDLIFDEVAGPLFQDFIKGYNCTVLVYGMTSTGKTYTMTGDEKLYNGELSDAAGIIPRVLLKLFDTLELQQNDYVVKCSFIELYNEELKDLLDSNSNGSSNTGFDGQFMKKLRIFDSSTANNTTSNSASSSRSNSRNSSPRSLNDLTPKAALLRKRLRTKSLPNTIKQQYQQQQAVNSRNNSSSNSGSTTNNASSNTNTNNGQRSSMAPNDQTNGIYIQNLQEFHITNAMEGLNLLQKGLKHRQVASTKMNDFSSRSHTIFTITLYKKHQDELFRISKMNLVDLAGSENINRSGALNQRAKEAGSINQSLLTLGRVINALVDKSGHIPFRESKLTRLLQDSLGGNTKTALIATISPAKVTSEETCSTLEYASKAKNIKNKPQLGSFIMKDILVKNITMELAKIKSDLLSTKSKEGIYMSQDHYKNLNSDLESYKNEVQECKREIESLTSKNALLVKDKLKSKETIQSQNCQIESLKTTIDHLRAQLDKQHKTEIEISDFNNKLQKLTEVMQMALHDYKKRELDLNQKFEMHITKEIKKLKSTLFLQLNTMQQESILQETNIQPNLDMIKNEVLTLMRTMQEKAELMYKDCVKKILNESPKFFNVVIEKIDIIRVDFQKFYKNIAENLSDISEENNNMKQYLKNHFFKNNHQELLNRHVDSTYENIEKRTNEFVENFKKVLNDHLDENKKLIMQNLTTATSAVIDQEMDLFEPKRVKWENSFDLINDCDSMNNEFYNSMAATLSQIKSTVDTSSNSMNESISVMKGQVEESENAISLLKNNTKFNDQFEQLINKHNMLKDNIKNSITSTHSHITNVDDIYNTIENIMKNYGNKENATKDEMIENILKEIPNLSKKMPLRLSNINSNSVQSVISPKKHAIEDENKSSENVDNEGSRKMLKIE, from the coding sequence ATGCCAGCGGAAAACCAAAATACGGGTCAAGATAGAAGCTCCAACAGCATCAGTAAAAATGGCAACTCTCAGGTTGGATGTCACACTGTTCCTAATGAGGAACTGAACATCACTGTAGCTGTGCGATGCAGAGGAAGGAATGAAAGGGAAATTAGTATGAAAAGCTCCGTTGTGGTAAATGTTCCAGATATTACAGGTTCTAAAGAAATTTCCATTAACACGACGGGAGATACCGGTATAACTGCTCAAATGAATGCCAAGAGATACACAGTGGACAAAGTCTTCGGTCCCGGCGCTTCCCAGGATCTAATTTTTGATGAAGTGGCGGGCCCATTATTCCAGGATTTCATTAAAGGTTACAATTGCACCGTACTGGTATATGGTATGACGTCAACAGGTAAAACATATACAATGACGGGCGACGAAAAGTTATATAATGGTGAATTGAGCGATGCAGCAGGAATTATACCGAGGGTTCTTTTGAAGTTGTTTGACACATTGGAACTACAACAGAACGATTACGTAGTAAAATGTTCGTTCATTGAACTCTACAACGAAGAATTGAAGGACCTCTTGGACAGCAATAGCAACGGCTCTAGTAATACTGGCTTTGACGGCCaatttatgaaaaaattgaggaTTTTTGATTCAAGCACAGCAAATAATACCACTAGCAACAGTGCTAGTAGTTCCAGGAGTAATTCTAGGAACAGTTCTCCGAGGTCATTAAATGATCTAACACCTAAAGCTGCTCTattaagaaaaaggttAAGGACAAAATCACTGCCGAATACCATCAAGCAACAGtatcaacaacaacaggCAGTGAATTCCAGGAACAACTCTTCCTCTAACTCTGGCTCTACCACTAATAATGCTTCTAGTAACACCAACACAAATAACGGTCAAAGAAGTTCGATGGCTCCAAATGACCAAACTAATGGTATATACATCCAGAATTTGCAAGAATTTCACATAACAAATGCTATGGAGGGGCTAAACCTATTACAAAAAGGCTTAAAGCATAGGCAAGTAGCGTCCACTAAAATGAACGATTTTTCCAGTAGATCTCATACCATTTTTACAATCACTTTGTATAAGAAGCATCAGGATGAACTATTTAGAATTTCCAAAATGAATCTTGTGGATTTAGCTGGTTCAGAAAACATCAACAGATCCGGAGCATTAAATCAACGTGCCAAAGAAGCTGGTTCAATCAACCAAAGTCTATTGACGCTGGGCAGGGTCATAAACGCACTCGTAGATAAAAGCGGCCATATACCTTTCCGTGAATCGAAATTGACCCGCCTGCTTCAAGATTCCCTGGGTGGTAATACGAAAACCGCACTAATTGCTACTATATCGCCTGCAAAGGTAACTTCTGAAGAAACCTGCAGTACATTAGAGTATGCTTCGAAGGCTAAAAACATTAAGAACAAGCCGCAACTGGGTTCATTTATAATGAAGGATATTTTGGTTAAAAATATAACTATGGAATTAGCAAAGATTAAATCCGATTTACTCTCTACAAAGTCCAAAGAAGGAATATATATGAGCCAAGATCActacaaaaatttgaacAGTGATTTAGAAAGTtataaaaatgaagttCAAGAATgtaaaagagaaattgaaagtttGACATCGAAAAATGCATTGCTAGTAAAAGATAAATTGAAGTCAAAAGAAACTATTCAATCTCAAAATTGCCAAATAGAATCATTGAAAACTACCATAGATCATTTAAGGGCACAACTAGATAAACAGCATAaaactgaaattgaaatatcCGATTTTAATAACAAACTACAGAAGTTGACTGAGGTAATGCAAATGGCCCTACATgattacaaaaaaagagaacttGACCTTAATCAAAAGTTTGAAATGCATATTactaaagaaattaaaaaattgaaatctACACTGTTTTTACAATTAAACACTATGCAACAGGAAAGTATTCTTCAAGAGACTAATATCCAACCAAATCTTGATATGATCAAAAATGAAGTACTGACTCTTATGAGAACCATGCAAGAAAAAGCTGAACTAATGTACAAAGACTGtgtgaagaaaattttaaacgAATCTCCTAAATTCTTCAATGTTGTTATTGAGAAAATCGACATAATAAGAGTagatttccaaaaattttataaaaatatagCCGAGAATCTTTCTGATATTAGcgaagaaaataacaacATGAAACAGTACTTAAAAaaccattttttcaagaataaCCATCAAGAATTACTGAATCGTCATGTGGATTCTACttatgaaaatattgagaAGAGAACAAACGAGTTTGTTGAGAACTTTAAAAAGGTCCTAAATGACCACCTTgacgaaaataaaaaactaatAATGCAGAATCTGACAACTGCAACCAGCGCGGTTATTGATCAAGAAATGGATCTGTTTGAACCCAAGCGCGTTAAATGGGAAAATTCATTTGATCTGATAAATGATTGTGACTCCATGAATAACGAATTCTATAATAGCATGGCAGCGACGCTATCGCAAATCAAGAGTACTGTTGATACATCATCAAATTCGATGAATGAGTCTATTTCAGTCATGAAAGGACAAGTGGAAGAATCGGAGAACGCTATATCccttttgaagaacaatACCAAATTTAATGATCAATTTGAGCAGCTTATTAACAAGCATAACATGTTGAAAGATAACATTAAAAATTCGATAACATCAACACACTCTCATATAACTAATGTGGATGATATCTATAATACGATTGAAAAcataatgaaaaactaTGGTAACAAGGAAAACGCTACCAAAGACGAAATGATCGAGAACATATTGAAGGAAATACCAAATCTAAGTAAGAAAATGCCGTTAAGGTTATCAAACATAAATAGCAATTCAGTGCAAAGTGTAATATCGCCCAAAAAGCATGcaattgaagatgaaaacaaaTCCAGTGAAAATGTGGACAATGAGGGCTCGAGAAAAATGTTAAAGATTGAATAG
- the PRB1 gene encoding proteinase B (Vacuolar proteinase B yscB with H3 N-terminal endopeptidase activity; serine protease of subtilisin family; involved in protein degradation in vacuole; required for full protein degradation during sporulation; activity inhibited by Pbi2p; protein abundance increases in response to DNA replication stress; targeted to vacuole via Vps10p-dependent endosomal vacuolar protein sorting pathway and via AP-3 pathway; PRB1 has a paralog, YSP3, that arose from the whole genome duplication) — protein sequence MKLENTLFTLGALGSISAALVIPNLENAADHHELINKEDHHERPRKVEFTKDDDEEPSDSEDKEHGKFHKKGRKGQDKESPEFNGKRASGSHGSAHEGGKGMKPKHESSNDDDNDDKKKKPHHKGGCHENKVEEKKMKGKKVKGKKHHEKTLEKGRHHNRLAPLVSTAQFNPDAISKIIPNRYIIVFKRGAPQEEIDFHKENVQQAQLQSVENLSAEDAFFISTKDTSLSTSEAGGIQDSFNIDNLFSGYIGYFTQEIVDLIRQNPLVDFVERDSIVEATEFDTQNSAPWGLARISHRERLNLGSFNKYLYDDDAGRGVTSYVIDTGVNINHKDFEKRAIWGKTIPLNDEDLDGNGHGTHCAGTIASKHYGVAKNANVVAVKVLRSNGSGTMSDVVKGVEYAAKAHQKEAQEKKKGFKGSTANMSLGGGKSPALDLAVNAAVEVGIHFAVAAGNENQDACNTSPASADKAITVGASTLSDDRAYFSNWGKCVDVFAPGLNILSTYIGSDDATATLSGTSMASPHVAGLLTYFLSLQPGSDSEFFELGQDSLTPQQLKKKLIHYSTKDILFDIPEDTPNVLIYNGGGQDLSAFWNDTKKSHSSGFKQELNMDEFIGSKTDLIFDQVRDILDKLNII from the coding sequence ATGAAGTTAGAAAATACTCTATTTACACTCGGTGCCCTAGGGAGCATCTCTGCTGCTTTGGTCATCccaaatcttgaaaatgCCGCCGACCACCACGAACTGATTAACAAGGAAGATCACCACGAGAGACCCAGAAAAGTGGAATTCACTAAGGACGATGATGAGGAGCCATCTGACTCTGAAGATAAAGAACATGGAAAGTTCCATAAGAAGGGCCGCAAGGGCCAAGACAAGGAGTCTCCGGAATTCAACGGTAAACGTGCAAGTGGCTCTCATGGGAGCGCCCACGAGGGAGGAAAGGGCATGAAGCCTAAGCATGAAAGTTccaatgatgatgataatgatgataagaagaagaagcctCACCATAAGGGTGGCTGCCACGAAAATAAGGTGGaggagaagaagatgaaaggTAAGAAAGTCAAGGGCAAGAAGCACCACGAAAAGACGTTGGAGAAAGGGAGGCACCACAACAGGCTGGCTCCTCTCGTGTCCACTGCACAATTCAACCCAGACGCGATCTCCAAGATCATCCCCAACCGCTACATTATAGTCTTCAAGAGAGGTGCCCCTCAAGAAGAGATCGATTTCCACAAGGAAAACGTCCAGCAGGCACAACTTCAATCCGTAGAGAACTTATCTGCCGAAGACGCTTTCTTCATTTCTACTAAAGACACCTCCTTGTCCACCTCTGAGGCTGGCGGTATCCAGGACTCATTCAACATCGATAATCTTTTCTCCGGTTACATCGGTTACTTCACCCAAGAGATTGTCGACTTGATACGTCAAAACCCATTAGTAGACTTTGTTGAGAGAGACTCTATTGTCGAGGCTACAGAATTTGACACTCAAAATAGCGCCCCATGGGGGTTGGCCCGTATTTCCCACAGAGAGCGCCTCAACCTGGGGTCCTTCAACAAGTATCTCTACGATGATGATGCCGGTCGCGGTGTCACGTCCTATGTTATTGACACGGGTGTCAACATCAACCACAAGGACTTCGAAAAGAGAGCCATTTGGGGGAAAACCATCCCACTTAACGACGAAGATCTCGACGGTAACGGCCACGGTACCCACTGTGCCGGTACTATCGCTTCCAAACACTACGGTGTCGCTAAAAATGCCAACGTTGTTGCGGTGAAAGTCTTGAGATCAAACGGGTCTGGTACCATGTCTGATGTCGTCAAAGGTGTCGAATATGCCGCAAAGGCGCACCAAAAAGAAGcccaagaaaagaaaaaggggTTCAAAGGTTCCACAGCCAATATGTCGCTTGGTGGTGGCAAGTCCCCAGCTTTGGACTTGGCTGTTAATGCAGCCGTTGAAGTCGGTATTCACTTTGCCGTGGCTGCTGGTAACGAAAACCAAGACGCTTGTAATACCTCCCCAGCTTCTGCTGACAAGGCCATCACCGTCGGAGCTTCCACGTTGAGCGATGACAGAGCCTACTTTTCCAACTGGGGTAAGTGTGTCGACGTTTTCGCCCCAGGTTTAAACATTTTGTCCACCTACATTGGAAGTGATGACGCCACCGCCACTTTATCGGGTACCTCAATGGCTTCCCCTCACGTTGCTGGTTTGTTGACCTACTTTTTGTCTTTGCAACCAGGTTCTGATAGTGAATTTTTCGAATTGGGCCAGGATTCTTTGACTCCTcagcaattgaaaaagaagctaATTCATTACAGTACAAAGGACATTTTGTTCGATATCCCTGAAGACACTCCAAATGTTTTAATCTACAACGGTGGTGGTCAAGATTTGTCCGCTTTCTGGAATGATACCAAAAAGTCCCATTCATCTGGTTTCAAGCAAGAATTGAACATGGATGAATTCATTGGATCAAAGACCGATTTAATCTTTGATCAAGTGAGAGATATTCTTGATAAATTGAATATTATTTAA
- the SOM1 gene encoding Som1p (Subunit of the mitochondrial inner membrane peptidase (IMP); IMP is required for maturation of mitochondrial proteins of the intermembrane space; Som1p facilitates cleavage of a subset of substrates; contains twin cysteine-x9-cysteine motifs) — protein MAPPTTIRTRDQALAPLATLDSQTNCRLKELVQWECQFKGAEYVCSPFKRLFEHCIAPDKSATNYEVTDTYTNS, from the coding sequence ATGGCGCCTCCAACCACCATCCGCACTAGGGACCAAGCGCTCGCACCGTTAGCAACGCTTGACTCACAAACCAACTGCCGGCTGAAAGAGCTTGTGCAATGGGAGTGCCAATTCAAAGGAGCCGAATACGTCTGCTCGCCTTTTAAGAGGCTTTTTGAACACTGCATTGCACCCGACAAATCAGCCACTAACTACGAGGTCACGGACACATATACCAATAGTTAA
- the HHY1 gene encoding Hhy1p (hypothetical protein; null mutant is sensitive to heat, pH disturbances, ionic stress, and various chemicals; hypersensitivity to hygromycin B indicative of defects in vacuolar trafficking), whose amino-acid sequence MSLSFLLFSPFLPPCFSSISICLSVLSTVSFFFAFTIPHYVLRCGSVDEWHIHSSAEDFRTQRCVCAVKLSASLLGCLLACASWSLLLEVSRIKWHVGTAYS is encoded by the coding sequence ATGAgtctttctttccttctCTTTTCCCCTTTTCTCCCCCCCTGTTTCTCGTCCATCTCTATCTGTCTATCTGTCTTATCTACtgttagtttttttttcgctttCACGATACCGCATTACGTACTGCGCTGCGGAAGTGTGGATGAGTGGCATATACACTCTTCTGCAGAGGATTTTCGTACACAACGGTGTGTGTGTGCTGTGAAGCTGTCTGCTTCCTTACTTGGCTGTTTGCTTGCTTGTGCGTCATGGTCACTTTTGTTAGAAGTGAGCCGCATAAAATGGCATGTCGGCACAGCCTACAGTTAA